Within the Acuticoccus sediminis genome, the region AGCAGCGGCCCCGCGAGCGCGGTCACCACGAGCGGCGCGGTGAACATGATCGCGCTGGTCTCGGCGAGCTGAAGATACCGCAGCGCCCAGAAGTTGAAGAACGTCGAGGCCAGCAGCGTCAGCCCGCGCAGGGCCTGCATGAAGGGGTGCTTGGTCTTGAACGGCGACCAGTCCCGCCAGACGCGCAGGAACAGCGCCGCGAGGATCAGGTGCGCGGTATAGCGCAGCCACGCGATGTGCGCGGCGTCCATGGTCTGGCCGAGCCACTTGGCGGTGGTGTCGAGGCACGCGAACATCGACACCGCGTAGACCATCAGGATGATACCGCGGATGTTGGCGCCGGCCTCGGTCGTTGCTGGAGGAAGAGGCACCTACTCGGCGGCCTCCTCGACGTCGAGCAGATCGTCGATGTCGTCGGGCGTCTCGATGCCGTTGGCGGCGAGGAGGTTCTTTTCCATCTTTTTCAAAAACTTGCGGATCCGCTTGCGGTCCTTGTCGTCGAATCCCGCGAGCGCCTCCTTCTCGACCCGCTTCCACATCTTGTCGATGTCGCCGATCAGGGCGCGTCCGGTCTCGGTCAGAGAGACGCGGGCGAGGCGGCCGTCGACCTCGGACGTCTGGCGCAGCACGAAGCCGTTGGCGGCGAGGCGCGTGACCATCTTCGTGACCGTCGGCGGCTGGACGCCGAGCTCGGCGGCGAGCGCGGACATCGTCTTGCCGTCACTGTCGGCCAGGGCCTTCAGGACGTTTTCCTGGCCCGGGTAGAGCCCGATCGAGGACAGGTGGGCGCCCGCACGCGCACGCTGGGCTTTCGCCGCGCGCGCGAGGCGATGCGTTGCGGATTTGGAATGATCGAACGGCATCGGTGCCCTCTCGACGCGCGGCCTCTGCCGGAGGGCGGCAGTCGTGCATCGCTGGTGCCATACGACCCCTGAGACGCAACTTCAAGGGAGCGGCGACGAACTTTGGCGCCAAATTTCAGACCTGCAAGGTTGCCATGCCCGCCGGAAATCGGCGGGGATCCGTGCAACTCTTTGCGGTTGCAGAGCGATCCCGGCGGCCCGGCGAAGCTAGAAGCCGGCGATCAGCCGCTCGACGCGCCGGACGAGGGCGGCGCGGTCGGCGTCGCTGGCACTGTCGATCCGGTGAAGCGCCACGTAGTCCGTGCGGCAGCGCCGGTGGCAGAGGGCCCTCATCCCGCGCAGCAGCGTACGCCGGCCCGGCTCGCCGACGAGCTTGGAGTACAGGAACGGCGCCCCCGCCGTCGTCACCACGGAGAGCCGGCGGATGTGCTGCAGCGTGCCGCGCATCGGCTCGGTGGCCGTCGGCAGGGCGAAGGTCGCGTGCGGGACAAGGACCCGGTCGAGCCAGCCCTTCAGCATCGCCGGCA harbors:
- a CDS encoding MarR family winged helix-turn-helix transcriptional regulator, whose translation is MPFDHSKSATHRLARAAKAQRARAGAHLSSIGLYPGQENVLKALADSDGKTMSALAAELGVQPPTVTKMVTRLAANGFVLRQTSEVDGRLARVSLTETGRALIGDIDKMWKRVEKEALAGFDDKDRKRIRKFLKKMEKNLLAANGIETPDDIDDLLDVEEAAE
- a CDS encoding NAD(P)H-dependent oxidoreductase; its protein translation is MRVLVVVCHPNPESFTQHLAATSIAALGRAGHEVRVTDLYAEGFDPVMDRTERLGYHTPGDNEVPVAPHLANLRWCEAVVFHYPTWWFGLPAMLKGWLDRVLVPHATFALPTATEPMRGTLQHIRRLSVVTTAGAPFLYSKLVGEPGRRTLLRGMRALCHRRCRTDYVALHRIDSASDADRAALVRRVERLIAGF